One Thermodesulfovibrionales bacterium genomic region harbors:
- the cmk gene encoding (d)CMP kinase, with protein sequence MGKVIAIDGPSGAGKSTLARSLALRLGFDYLDTGAIYRAVALFFLERGIRPEDGDDLLVEALHSSGIRFSGGKVFLGERDVSGEIRTPEVGHYSSVFSARKVVRDFLLDVQRSAASRQNVVVEGRDTTTVVFPKAWKKFYLDASTAERTRRRHDQLRDLGLTITEDEAERDVVERDRRDQSRGIAPLVKGEDAVIIDTTDKSAEVVLENILELVRSDP encoded by the coding sequence ATGGGTAAGGTCATCGCGATAGACGGGCCTTCAGGCGCCGGGAAGAGCACCCTTGCACGGTCTCTTGCCCTGAGGCTCGGATTTGATTATCTCGACACGGGCGCTATTTACCGGGCAGTGGCGCTCTTCTTCCTCGAGAGAGGAATCAGACCGGAAGACGGCGATGATCTCCTCGTTGAGGCCCTCCACTCGTCGGGGATACGCTTCAGCGGGGGAAAGGTTTTCCTTGGGGAAAGGGATGTCTCCGGTGAGATCAGGACGCCTGAGGTTGGCCATTATTCCTCCGTCTTTTCAGCCCGGAAGGTTGTGAGGGACTTTCTCCTCGATGTGCAGAGGAGCGCTGCTTCTCGTCAGAACGTGGTTGTCGAAGGCCGTGATACCACAACAGTCGTCTTTCCGAAGGCCTGGAAGAAATTCTATCTGGATGCATCGACGGCCGAAAGGACGAGGAGAAGGCATGACCAGTTAAGGGACCTGGGGCTTACGATAACAGAGGACGAGGCTGAACGAGACGTAGTGGAGAGGGACAGGAGGGACCAGAGCAGAGGCATAGCTCCCCTTGTGAAGGGCGAGGATGCTGTTATAATAGATACAACAGACAAGAGTGCCGAAGTGGTCCTCGAAAATATCCTGGAGCTTGTAAGGTCAGACCCTTGA
- the aroA gene encoding 3-phosphoshikimate 1-carboxyvinyltransferase, with product MDRRTVERVKSLNGEISPPADKSISHRAVMFASLAEGTSRVRNFLRAADPISTINAFRLLGIDIEEVWGGTGGLEDELIIHGNGLYGLKEPFDVINCDNSGTTIRLISGILAGSPFFSVLTGDDSLKQRPMGRVINPLKEMGADISGRGGDKYPPIAIKGKVLKPVQYRMPVASAQVKSCLILAGLYADGKTVITEPYKSRDHTERMLRSMDAAIKVEDLTVTIEGGSRLRSCDTTVPADFSSAAFFIAAALIVPDSEILIRGVGINPTRTGILEVIARMGADVRLSNEREVSGEPVADLYCRTAGGLKGTTIGKEMVPSIIDEFPILCVLATQAEGITEIRGAEELRVKESDRIRAMATELRKFGVELEEHPDGISIRGRSPLRGCETESYRDHRIAMSLSVAGLIADGTTVINNASCADVSFPGFYECLKNLAKGSGLKGNDG from the coding sequence ATGGATCGTAGAACGGTAGAGAGAGTGAAGAGTCTGAATGGAGAGATTTCCCCCCCGGCGGATAAGTCGATCTCTCACAGGGCAGTGATGTTTGCTTCACTGGCCGAAGGTACGAGCAGGGTGAGGAACTTCCTTCGGGCTGCAGATCCCATAAGTACCATAAATGCCTTCAGGCTGCTTGGCATAGACATAGAAGAAGTGTGGGGAGGGACGGGGGGACTGGAGGATGAACTCATCATCCATGGTAACGGGTTGTATGGTCTGAAAGAGCCCTTTGACGTCATCAACTGCGACAATTCAGGCACCACAATACGACTCATCTCGGGCATCCTTGCCGGAAGCCCGTTCTTCTCCGTTCTGACGGGAGATGATTCCCTGAAACAGAGACCCATGGGAAGGGTGATAAATCCTCTCAAAGAAATGGGCGCCGATATTTCGGGAAGGGGGGGAGACAAATACCCTCCGATTGCTATCAAGGGGAAGGTGCTTAAACCTGTTCAGTACAGAATGCCCGTCGCCTCGGCCCAGGTGAAATCCTGCCTGATCCTCGCGGGTCTGTACGCCGACGGTAAGACTGTTATTACGGAACCGTACAAGTCGCGTGATCACACGGAAAGGATGCTCAGGTCCATGGACGCAGCGATCAAGGTGGAAGACCTGACCGTCACGATAGAAGGCGGTTCAAGGCTAAGATCCTGTGACACGACCGTTCCTGCCGATTTTTCTTCGGCGGCCTTCTTCATTGCTGCAGCCCTCATCGTCCCTGATTCAGAGATCCTGATCAGGGGCGTAGGGATCAACCCGACAAGAACAGGCATCCTTGAAGTAATAGCGCGAATGGGCGCTGACGTTCGACTGAGTAATGAACGGGAAGTGTCTGGCGAACCTGTGGCTGACCTTTACTGCAGGACCGCAGGCGGTCTCAAAGGGACAACGATCGGGAAGGAAATGGTGCCTTCCATTATAGACGAATTCCCCATACTCTGTGTCCTGGCCACGCAGGCTGAGGGTATTACAGAGATACGGGGGGCAGAAGAACTCAGGGTGAAGGAATCTGACAGGATAAGGGCGATGGCAACAGAGTTGAGGAAGTTTGGCGTCGAACTTGAAGAGCATCCTGACGGAATTTCGATAAGAGGGAGGAGTCCTTTGCGTGGCTGTGAAACCGAGAGCTACCGTGACCACAGAATAGCAATGTCCCTCTCCGTGGCGGGACTGATTGCAGACGGAACCACAGTCATTAACAACGCATCCTGCGCGGATGTATCCTTTCCAGGGTTCTATGAGTGCCTGAAAAACCTCGCAAAGGGTTCTGGTCTGAAGGGGAATGATGGTTAG
- a CDS encoding prephenate dehydrogenase/arogenate dehydrogenase family protein, translated as MFFNKVAILGVGLIGASLALALRNKGLCRSVHGYGRTEENLRRARERGIIDDYSMDADKACDHADLIVLATPVGSFHTIIGEVRGSLKKGAVITDVGSVKGSMVHELESLVREGTYYIGSHPIAGSDKSGIDDARPDLFRQALCVVTPTETTDSLARDRIISLWERLEGRVEVMDPYRHDEIFGAVSHLPHIVAYALVNTVDTFDPGCIGYAGQGFKDTTRIAMSSPEMWRDIVIFNRDNLIRLTGMLRENLDRIATMLENKDAAGIERTFSEARELRKGIE; from the coding sequence ATGTTCTTCAACAAGGTCGCCATCCTCGGTGTCGGGCTCATCGGTGCGTCTCTGGCCCTTGCTTTAAGGAACAAGGGCTTGTGCAGATCTGTCCATGGTTATGGCAGAACCGAGGAGAATCTGAGGCGTGCCAGGGAGAGGGGGATAATAGATGATTACAGCATGGATGCAGACAAGGCATGTGACCATGCTGATCTTATCGTCCTTGCGACACCTGTGGGTTCCTTTCATACCATTATTGGAGAGGTGCGTGGCTCTCTCAAAAAGGGCGCGGTCATAACGGACGTGGGGAGCGTGAAGGGCAGCATGGTCCATGAATTGGAGAGCCTTGTCCGTGAAGGAACATACTACATCGGATCCCATCCCATAGCAGGAAGCGATAAGTCAGGTATCGATGATGCGAGGCCGGATCTCTTCCGTCAGGCACTCTGCGTTGTCACCCCCACCGAAACCACCGACAGTCTTGCAAGAGACAGGATTATCTCCTTGTGGGAGAGACTCGAAGGCAGGGTTGAGGTTATGGACCCTTATAGGCATGATGAGATATTTGGCGCGGTAAGCCATCTGCCACACATTGTCGCCTATGCCCTTGTCAATACCGTTGATACCTTTGATCCGGGATGTATCGGTTACGCAGGACAGGGCTTCAAGGACACTACAAGAATTGCAATGAGTTCCCCTGAAATGTGGAGAGACATTGTGATCTTTAACAGGGACAACCTCATAAGGTTGACAGGGATGCTGAGAGAGAATCTCGACAGAATCGCGACAATGCTTGAGAATAAGGACGCCGCAGGCATCGAAAGGACCTTTTCCGAGGCCCGTGAATTGAGGAAGGGCATAGAGTAA
- the aroF gene encoding 3-deoxy-7-phosphoheptulonate synthase produces the protein MDIIVLKPGASDDALKHLLKKLESKGLTANVSRGTERTIVGVIGDTSRITEEEEDAIRAMTGVENVMRIIRPYKLASREFQSENTVIDVRGRTIGGKKVAVIAGPCSVENETMIVSIAEEVKAAGASFIRGGAFKPRTSPYAFQGLGEEGLRYLAEAREKTGLPVVTELMDPRDLGTMVEYADVIQIGARNMQNFRLLLEVGSVRKPVLLKRGLSSTIKEWLMSAEYIMSRGNHEVILCERGIRTFETATRNTLDLSAVPVLKGLTHLPVVVDPSHGVGKWDLVPAMAKAAIAAGADGLLLEVHSNPEEAMSDGEQSLKPRDFLKLMEELKPVAAAVEREI, from the coding sequence ATGGACATTATAGTACTAAAGCCGGGGGCATCCGATGATGCCTTGAAACATTTGCTTAAGAAACTCGAAAGCAAAGGGCTGACAGCGAACGTGTCGAGGGGCACGGAAAGGACGATTGTCGGCGTTATCGGTGACACCTCAAGGATCACGGAGGAAGAGGAAGATGCCATACGGGCGATGACCGGCGTCGAGAATGTAATGAGGATCATCAGGCCGTACAAACTGGCGAGCAGGGAGTTTCAGTCAGAGAATACCGTCATCGATGTGAGGGGAAGGACTATCGGTGGGAAGAAGGTCGCCGTTATCGCCGGACCCTGTTCAGTCGAAAATGAGACGATGATCGTCAGCATAGCAGAGGAAGTGAAGGCGGCGGGCGCATCATTCATACGGGGCGGCGCATTTAAACCGCGCACTTCTCCTTACGCATTTCAAGGCCTTGGCGAAGAGGGGCTCAGGTATCTCGCGGAAGCAAGGGAAAAGACCGGTCTCCCCGTTGTGACGGAATTGATGGACCCGAGGGACCTCGGCACTATGGTCGAATATGCCGATGTCATACAGATCGGAGCAAGGAACATGCAAAATTTCAGACTGCTCCTGGAGGTCGGCTCTGTCAGGAAACCGGTCCTGCTGAAGAGGGGGCTCTCATCCACGATCAAGGAATGGCTCATGTCGGCTGAATACATCATGTCGCGAGGCAACCATGAGGTCATCCTCTGCGAGAGGGGAATCAGGACCTTCGAGACAGCGACGAGGAATACCCTCGACCTCAGTGCAGTCCCGGTCCTGAAAGGGCTGACCCATCTGCCTGTTGTCGTAGACCCCAGCCACGGCGTCGGAAAGTGGGATCTCGTCCCGGCAATGGCGAAGGCCGCTATTGCGGCTGGTGCTGACGGTTTGCTCCTGGAGGTCCATTCCAACCCCGAAGAAGCGATGTCCGATGGAGAGCAATCCCTAAAACCAAGGGACTTTCTGAAATTGATGGAGGAATTGAAGCCGGTAGCCGCTGCAGTGGAAAGAGAGATATAG
- the hisC gene encoding histidinol-phosphate transaminase: MVRPPEYVSAINPYVPGKPIEELERELGIRGSVKLASNENPVGPSPLALEAIRGISGELNRYPDGSGYYLRNALAEMLSVRQENVILGNGSNELLDIVVRTFMKPGDNAVMAHPSFVVYHLAVQALGAKSIKVPLRSYTHDLTAMLDAVTEKTRIVFIANPNNPTGTMNRKGEFDGMMEKLPDNVLVVMDEAYYEYVSDPEYADSMKWFGRGKDILILRTFSKIYGLAGLRIGYGIAGSEIINEMNKLRPPFNTSTISQVAALNALRDTGHVEKSRRINEEGKRYLYGELENLGLPHVLTEANFVYLPVQDAPALYEKLLRLGVIVRPIGPDALRVTIGLPEENRRAIEALRQIITTR, translated from the coding sequence ATGGTTAGACCGCCGGAATACGTTTCTGCAATTAACCCCTATGTGCCGGGAAAGCCCATAGAGGAACTCGAGAGGGAGCTTGGCATCAGGGGTTCGGTAAAGCTTGCATCGAACGAAAACCCTGTCGGGCCTTCGCCGCTGGCACTGGAGGCCATAAGAGGCATTTCAGGAGAGCTGAACCGATACCCTGACGGGAGCGGTTATTATCTGAGGAATGCACTTGCTGAGATGCTCTCCGTCAGGCAGGAGAATGTCATCCTCGGAAATGGCTCCAACGAACTCCTCGACATTGTTGTGCGAACATTCATGAAGCCGGGGGACAATGCTGTTATGGCTCATCCTTCATTCGTGGTATACCACCTTGCAGTCCAGGCCCTTGGTGCAAAGTCTATAAAGGTCCCCCTGAGAAGTTATACCCATGACCTCACTGCGATGCTTGACGCGGTCACAGAGAAGACAAGAATCGTCTTTATCGCGAACCCGAATAACCCTACGGGAACGATGAACAGAAAAGGGGAATTCGACGGGATGATGGAAAAACTGCCCGACAACGTTCTCGTGGTGATGGATGAAGCATACTACGAATATGTCTCCGATCCTGAATATGCCGACAGCATGAAATGGTTTGGCAGGGGAAAGGACATCCTCATCCTGAGGACCTTTTCGAAGATATACGGCCTGGCAGGGTTGAGGATCGGTTACGGTATTGCCGGGAGCGAGATTATCAACGAGATGAATAAGCTCAGACCGCCTTTTAACACGAGCACCATCTCACAGGTAGCGGCACTGAACGCGTTGCGGGATACCGGGCACGTTGAAAAATCTCGAAGGATCAACGAAGAGGGAAAGAGATATCTCTACGGAGAGCTTGAGAATCTGGGACTTCCCCACGTCCTGACAGAGGCGAATTTTGTTTACCTCCCCGTTCAGGACGCCCCGGCTCTTTATGAGAAACTGCTCCGCCTCGGCGTTATCGTGAGACCGATCGGACCCGATGCACTACGGGTGACAATAGGACTGCCTGAAGAGAACAGGCGGGCTATAGAAGCACTGAGACAAATCATAACCACCAGGTAG
- the pheA gene encoding prephenate dehydratase: MSDLKRLRDEIDSIDDRLLSLLNRRAKIVLEIGRIKRREGTSFYSPLRESEILQRLTSTNKGPFPNDALRILFREILSASLSLEEPLKVACLGPLATFTHLAATRYFGTSASIIPVEGIKEVFEAVYSGQAEYGVVPIENSNEGVVSYTLDMFMDFELTIIGEVMLKISHNLLSKSGDKAMIRKVYSHPQATAQCRKWLEKNLPAIPVHETVSTAKAAEIASREKDAAAIASELAAKIYDLWFVEHSIEDSKDNYTRFLVISREPSKRTGKDKTSIMFSTKDRPGALFHILEPFKEAKINLTKIESRPSKRKAWEYIFFVDLEGHMVDKKLKKAIERVREHCLYLKILGSYPSGEING; this comes from the coding sequence GTGAGTGATCTGAAAAGACTCAGAGACGAAATCGACAGCATCGATGACAGGCTGCTCAGCCTTCTCAACAGGAGGGCTAAAATTGTCCTTGAGATCGGCCGGATCAAGAGGCGAGAGGGTACGAGTTTCTATTCTCCCCTCAGAGAGAGCGAAATCCTTCAGCGACTGACCTCGACAAACAAGGGACCCTTCCCGAATGATGCGCTCAGGATACTCTTCCGTGAGATTCTCTCAGCCTCACTTTCCCTCGAAGAGCCACTGAAGGTCGCATGCCTCGGCCCCCTTGCCACCTTTACTCACCTCGCTGCAACGAGATATTTCGGCACTTCAGCCAGCATCATACCCGTTGAAGGCATCAAGGAAGTCTTCGAGGCGGTCTATTCAGGACAGGCTGAATATGGGGTTGTGCCGATCGAGAATTCGAATGAAGGCGTTGTGAGCTATACCCTCGACATGTTTATGGATTTCGAGCTCACAATCATCGGTGAGGTGATGCTCAAGATTTCCCATAACCTCCTCTCAAAGAGCGGGGACAAGGCAATGATACGAAAGGTCTACTCTCACCCCCAGGCGACGGCACAGTGCAGGAAATGGCTCGAGAAGAACCTCCCTGCCATCCCCGTCCATGAGACAGTAAGTACTGCGAAGGCTGCTGAAATCGCCTCAAGAGAGAAAGACGCTGCCGCTATCGCCAGCGAGCTTGCAGCAAAGATATACGACCTCTGGTTTGTCGAGCACAGCATTGAGGACTCCAAGGACAACTACACCAGATTCCTCGTTATCAGCCGGGAACCGTCGAAGAGGACTGGCAAGGATAAGACCTCGATCATGTTCTCGACGAAGGACAGGCCCGGCGCCCTCTTCCATATCCTCGAACCTTTCAAGGAGGCGAAGATAAATCTCACGAAGATAGAGTCACGGCCGTCAAAACGAAAGGCATGGGAATACATATTCTTTGTCGACCTTGAAGGTCACATGGTTGACAAGAAGCTGAAGAAGGCAATAGAGAGGGTGAGAGAGCATTGCCTTTATCTGAAGATCCTCGGCTCCTACCCTTCAGGTGAGATCAATGGTTAG
- the typA gene encoding translational GTPase TypA — protein sequence MRREDLRNIAIIAHVDHGKTTLVDGMLRQGGIFRSNEKVQERVMDNIDLERERGITIMAKNTAIQYNGIKINIVDTPGHADFGGEVERTLKMVDGVLLLVDASEGPLPQTRFVLKKALELRLPPILVINKIDRSDARIQEVLNEVYDLFIDLDATEEQLEFPVLYTNAKKGFAKLRMEDDSDDLQPLFEMIVKTIPPPGSDSEGPLQLLVTNIDYDDYVGRLAIGRIFSGTVRVGDYVAMAKSDSGITRTKVTSLYTFQGLERVDTKEASTGDIIALSGIEGITIGDTITDVETPRPLPRIKVDEPTISMVFLVNTSPFAGREGRYVTSRNLRERLEKELLYNVAIKVDFSGTDSFAVMGRGELQLAILIEMMRREGYELAVSMPEIITREANGVIQEPMEVLVIDVPEEYVGVVTQQVGMRRGKMQKMQNNGYGRVRLEFRIPSRGLIGFRSQFLTDTRGTGLLNHIFDGYEAWQGMITKRETGALVADRPGKSTIYALFHLQPRGTLFIRENTQVYEGMIIGENSRDNDLDVNVIKEKKLTNIRAANADEALQLIPPHIMSLEQAIEFIKEDELVEVTPQSIRLRKKVLEANKRPKVRRD from the coding sequence ATGAGACGTGAAGATTTACGGAATATCGCTATTATCGCCCATGTCGACCATGGAAAGACGACCCTCGTCGATGGGATGCTCAGACAGGGCGGCATCTTCCGCTCCAATGAGAAGGTGCAGGAGCGTGTTATGGACAATATCGACCTTGAGCGTGAGCGGGGGATCACGATCATGGCAAAGAACACCGCCATCCAATACAACGGCATCAAGATCAATATCGTAGATACTCCCGGCCACGCAGACTTCGGAGGTGAGGTCGAGAGGACTTTGAAGATGGTGGATGGCGTGCTTCTCCTCGTCGACGCTTCTGAAGGCCCCCTGCCCCAGACGAGGTTTGTCTTGAAAAAGGCCCTCGAACTCAGACTTCCGCCGATCCTCGTCATTAATAAGATTGACAGATCCGATGCACGAATACAGGAGGTCCTCAACGAGGTCTACGACCTCTTCATCGATCTCGACGCCACTGAGGAGCAGCTCGAATTCCCTGTCCTTTATACCAACGCGAAGAAGGGTTTTGCGAAACTGCGCATGGAGGACGATTCGGATGACCTCCAGCCCCTCTTTGAGATGATCGTAAAGACCATACCTCCGCCGGGCAGCGACAGCGAGGGGCCTTTGCAACTTCTTGTGACGAACATAGACTATGACGACTATGTGGGAAGGCTTGCCATAGGCAGGATCTTCTCTGGCACAGTGAGGGTCGGTGACTATGTCGCCATGGCAAAGAGCGATTCCGGGATTACGAGGACCAAGGTGACTTCACTATACACCTTCCAGGGTCTTGAACGGGTCGATACCAAAGAGGCCTCAACAGGCGATATTATCGCTCTTTCAGGCATCGAAGGTATAACCATCGGAGACACCATTACCGACGTCGAGACTCCCAGACCTCTTCCGCGCATCAAGGTTGATGAGCCCACCATCTCGATGGTCTTCCTCGTCAATACGTCTCCCTTTGCAGGAAGGGAGGGGAGATATGTGACATCGAGAAACCTGAGGGAGCGTCTCGAAAAGGAGCTGCTCTATAATGTTGCCATAAAGGTCGACTTTTCAGGGACCGATTCCTTTGCCGTCATGGGGAGGGGAGAGTTGCAGCTCGCGATCCTCATCGAGATGATGAGGAGGGAGGGGTATGAACTTGCTGTTTCGATGCCCGAGATCATCACCAGGGAGGCCAATGGAGTCATCCAGGAGCCCATGGAGGTGCTCGTGATCGATGTGCCCGAGGAGTATGTTGGTGTGGTGACCCAGCAGGTGGGCATGAGAAGGGGGAAGATGCAGAAGATGCAGAACAACGGGTATGGGAGGGTGAGGCTCGAATTCAGGATACCCTCAAGGGGCTTGATCGGCTTCAGGTCTCAGTTCCTTACCGATACGCGGGGAACGGGCCTGCTCAATCATATCTTCGACGGTTACGAGGCCTGGCAGGGGATGATTACAAAGAGAGAGACCGGTGCCCTTGTTGCAGACAGACCTGGGAAATCAACGATCTACGCCCTCTTCCACCTCCAGCCGAGGGGCACGCTCTTCATCAGGGAGAATACCCAGGTCTACGAAGGTATGATCATCGGAGAAAACTCGAGGGACAACGACCTTGATGTGAATGTCATTAAAGAGAAGAAATTGACGAACATCCGTGCCGCCAATGCTGATGAGGCGCTCCAGTTAATACCGCCGCACATCATGAGCCTTGAACAGGCCATCGAATTCATCAAGGAAGACGAACTGGTCGAGGTGACACCGCAATCCATACGTCTGAGAAAGAAGGTGCTGGAGGCGAACAAGAGGCCAAAGGTCAGGAGAGATTGA
- the uvrB gene encoding excinuclease ABC subunit UvrB — protein MDFQLSTNFVPKGDQPRAISELTKGLERGLRHQVLLGVTGSGKTFTVANVVAHVKRPALVIAHNKTLAAQLYGEFRELFPENAVEFFVSYYDYYQPEAYIPTTDTYIEKDAMINDDIDRLRHAATMSVLERRDTIVVASVSCIYGIGSPKDYMDMHLILEEGMRTERDDILNRLVEMQYNRSDMDFRRGAFRVRGDSVEVYPSFSLNRAVRIEFFGDEIDAIAEFDPLTGEGMRRTEKFALFPNSHWITPRERLEPALKRIESEMKERVEYFLREGKIVEARRIEQRTRFDLEMLREFGYCHGIENYSRHLSGRAPGEPPFTLIDYFPEDFIIMIDESHATIPQIGGMYEGDRSRKQTLVDFGFRLPSALDNRPLTFKEFEHRVNQVVYVSATPGPYEIEKARGRVVEQIIRPTGLVDPEMKVRPVSGQVDDLLGEIRLRATRGERVLVTTLTKKMAEDLTDYYIELGVRARYLHSDIDTLQRVELIRDLRQGKFDVLVGVNLLREGLDLPEVSLVAILDADKEGFLRSERSLIQTAGRAARNISGEVLLYADQMTGSIQRALGETDRRRKLQKEYNREMGITPESVQSSIKDILSSIYESDYLTVSVSEETMDYGYGEETVKRLEEEMKEAAKKLDFERAVVLRDRIKEGKKKLLEFGIKESSAPDKRKRKKRMNGK, from the coding sequence ATGGATTTTCAACTTTCGACCAACTTTGTTCCCAAGGGTGACCAGCCGAGGGCCATCTCTGAACTCACTAAAGGCCTCGAAAGGGGTCTGAGGCACCAGGTGCTCCTCGGTGTCACCGGTTCGGGGAAGACCTTTACCGTCGCTAATGTGGTTGCGCATGTGAAGAGGCCGGCCCTTGTTATTGCGCATAACAAGACCCTAGCCGCACAGCTCTATGGCGAGTTCAGGGAGCTCTTTCCCGAGAATGCCGTTGAATTTTTTGTGAGTTATTACGACTATTACCAGCCCGAAGCTTACATACCCACAACAGACACCTATATCGAGAAGGACGCCATGATCAACGATGACATAGACAGGCTCCGCCATGCAGCGACGATGTCCGTCCTCGAGAGGAGGGATACCATAGTCGTTGCCTCGGTGTCCTGCATTTACGGGATCGGTTCTCCGAAGGATTACATGGATATGCACCTCATCCTTGAAGAGGGGATGCGGACAGAGAGGGATGATATCCTGAACAGGCTCGTCGAGATGCAGTATAACCGTTCCGACATGGACTTCAGGAGGGGAGCCTTCAGGGTGCGGGGGGACAGTGTCGAGGTCTATCCCTCCTTCTCTCTCAATAGGGCCGTGAGAATTGAATTCTTCGGAGATGAGATCGATGCCATAGCCGAATTTGATCCCTTGACCGGCGAGGGGATGAGAAGGACCGAGAAGTTCGCCCTCTTCCCAAACAGCCATTGGATCACTCCGAGGGAGCGGCTTGAACCGGCATTGAAGAGGATAGAGAGCGAGATGAAGGAAAGGGTCGAGTATTTCCTCAGAGAGGGCAAGATAGTTGAGGCCCGGAGGATCGAACAGAGGACGCGCTTTGACCTCGAGATGCTCAGGGAATTTGGTTACTGCCACGGCATCGAGAACTACTCGCGGCATCTGAGCGGGAGAGCCCCCGGAGAGCCTCCCTTTACCCTGATCGACTATTTCCCGGAAGACTTTATTATCATGATTGACGAGTCCCATGCCACCATCCCTCAGATAGGGGGAATGTATGAAGGAGACAGGTCAAGGAAACAGACCCTCGTTGATTTCGGCTTCAGGCTCCCCTCTGCCCTCGATAACCGGCCCCTCACCTTTAAGGAGTTCGAACACAGGGTGAATCAGGTTGTCTATGTGTCGGCAACGCCCGGTCCTTATGAGATCGAAAAAGCACGGGGAAGGGTTGTGGAACAGATCATCAGGCCCACAGGCCTCGTAGACCCTGAGATGAAGGTGCGGCCGGTCTCAGGGCAAGTCGATGACCTTCTCGGAGAAATCAGGCTGAGGGCAACGAGGGGTGAGCGGGTTCTCGTCACGACACTCACAAAGAAGATGGCTGAAGATCTCACAGACTATTATATCGAACTCGGGGTCCGGGCACGGTACCTCCATTCAGATATCGATACCCTTCAGAGGGTTGAATTGATAAGAGACTTGCGGCAGGGTAAATTCGATGTGCTGGTAGGGGTGAACCTTCTCAGAGAGGGACTCGACCTCCCCGAGGTTTCGCTGGTCGCAATCCTCGATGCTGACAAGGAGGGGTTCCTGCGGTCTGAGCGGTCATTGATACAGACAGCCGGCAGGGCAGCAAGGAACATCAGCGGTGAAGTGCTTCTCTATGCCGACCAGATGACCGGTTCCATACAAAGGGCCCTTGGAGAGACCGACAGGAGGAGGAAGCTTCAGAAGGAATACAACCGGGAGATGGGGATCACTCCTGAGAGTGTACAGTCGTCCATAAAGGACATCCTGAGTTCCATCTACGAATCGGATTACCTGACGGTCTCTGTTTCAGAAGAGACGATGGATTACGGCTACGGCGAAGAAACCGTAAAAAGGCTTGAAGAGGAGATGAAGGAAGCTGCCAAGAAACTCGACTTTGAGCGGGCTGTTGTGCTGAGGGACAGGATCAAGGAGGGGAAGAAGAAGCTACTTGAGTTCGGCATAAAGGAATCGTCTGCTCCTGACAAACGAAAGAGGAAGAAGAGGATGAACGGGAAATAG